A single genomic interval of Pyrus communis chromosome 5, drPyrComm1.1, whole genome shotgun sequence harbors:
- the LOC137733758 gene encoding tubulin beta-1 chain-like, translating into MREILHIQGGQCGNQIGAKFWEVVCAEHGIDSTGRYQGDNELQLERVNVYYNEASCGRFVPRAVLMDLEPGTMDSVRSGPYGQIFRPDNFVFGQSGAGNNWAKGHYTEGAELIDSVLDVVRKEAENCDCLQGFQVCHSLGGGTGSGMGTLLISKIREEYPDRMMLTFSVFPSPKVSDTVVEPYNATLSVHQLVENADECMVLDNEALYDICFRTLKLTTPSFGDLNHLISATMSGVTCCLRFPGQLNSDLRKLAVNLVPFPRLHFFMVGFAPLTSRGSQQYRALTVPELTQQMWDAKNMMCAADPRHGRYLTASAMFRGKMSTKEVDEQMINVQNKNSSYFVEWIPNNVKSTVCDIPPTGLKMASTFIGNSTSIQEMFRRVSEQFTAMFRRKAFLHWYTGEGMDEMEFTEAESNMNDLVSEYQQYQDATADEEGYDYEEEEEVQEEA; encoded by the exons ATGCGTGAGATTCTCCACATCCAGGGAGGCCAGTGCGGCAACCAGATCGGCGCCAAGTTCTGGGAGGTCGTCTGCGCCGAGCACGGCATCGACTCCACCGGCCGATACCAGGGCGACAACGAGCTCCAGCTCGAGCGCGTCAATGTCTACTACAACGAGGCCAGTTGTGGGAGGTTTGTCCCACGCGCCGTCCTCATGGATCTCGAGCCGGGAACCATGGACAGCGTCAGATCTGGGCCATACGGCCAGATTTTCCGCCCAGATAACTTCGTTTTCGGCCAGTCCGGCGCCGGAAACAACTGGGCCAAGGGTCACTACACCGAAGGCGCCGAGTTGATCGACTCCGTTCTCGACGTCGTCAGGAAGGAGGCCGAGAACTGTGATTGCTTGCAAG GATTTCAGGTTTGTCACTCTTTGGGAGGCGGGACCGGGTCCGGAATGGGAACTCTTCTCATTTCCAAGATCCGAGAGGAGTATCCGGACCGAATGATGCTCACATTCTCCGTGTTTCCGTCGCCAAAGGTGTCTGACACCGTCGTTGAGCCATACAATGCAACTCTCTCTGTTCACCAGCTTGTTGAAAATGCAGATGAGTGTATGGTTTTGGACAACGAAGCTCTCTACGACATTTGCTTCCGGACACTGAAGCTCACTACTCCCAGCT TTGGCGACCTCAATCATCTTATATCTGCTACCATGAGCGGCGTAACTTGCTGCCTTCGTTTCCCTGGTCAACTCAACTCAGATCTTCGCAAGCTTGCTGTTAATCTCGTCCCATTCCCCCGACTGCACTTCTTCATGGTTGGGTTTGCTCCACTCACATCCCGTGGATCACAGCAGTACAGGGCCCTTACTGTTCCAGAGCTCACTCAACAGATGTGGGATGCAAAGAACATGATGTGCGCTGCTGATCCACGTCATGGACGGTATTTGACTGCTTCAGCCATGTTCCGTGGCAAGATGAGCACCAAGGAAGTTGACGAACAGATGATCAATGTGCAAAACAAGAACTCATCCTACTTTGTTGAGTGGATCccaaacaatgtcaagtccaCTGTTTGTGATATTCCACCAACCGGTCTGAAGATGGCCTCGACCTTCATTGGCAACTCCACCTCCATTCAGGAAATGTTCAGGAGGGTGAGTGAGCAGTTCACTGCTATGTTCCGAAGAAAGGCTTTCTTGCATTGGTACACCGGAGAGGGAATGGATGAGATGGAGTTCACCGAGGCAGAGAGCAACATGAACGACCTCGTTTCAGAGTACCAGCAGTACCAGGATGCTACAGCCGATGAGGAGGGGTACGACtatgaagaagaggaggaagttCAGGAGGAGGCTTGA
- the LOC137735565 gene encoding uncharacterized protein: MASTMCLKNIAVLALSLAVCVQATLGGITCENLDHDACAFAVSSSGKRCVLEKHVRRSGEEAYTCRTSEIEADKLKDWIESETCIKSCGLDRKSYGISSDSLLESRFTQKLCSPQCYGSCPNIVDLYFNLAAGEGVFLPTLCAAQGSNARRELSEIRSSGYVAPGPINAKLTAPGPINSGKLATAYPPVEVAPAQAPC; encoded by the exons ATGGCTTCTACCATGTGCTTGAAGAACATCGCAGTGTTGGCTCTTTCCCTTGCCGTTTGTGTCCAAGCCACTCTAG GAGGAATAACATGTGAGAATCTAGACCACGATGCATGCGCATTCGCGGTGTCATCGTCCGGCAAACGCTGTGTGCTTGAGAAGCACGTGAGAAGAAGCGGGGAGGAAGCATACACGTGCCGAACATCGGAAATTGAGGCCGATAAGTTAAAGGACTGGATCGAGAGCGAGACGTGCATCAAGTCTTGTGGGCTTGACCGCAAATCCTACGGCATCTCATCAGACTCTCTCCTGGAGTCTCGCTTCACACAAAAACTTTGCTCCCCTCAGTGCTACGGCAGTTGCCCCAACATTGTTGACCTTTACTTCAATCTTGCTGCTGGTGAAG GTGTATTTCTACCAACACTATGTGCAGCACAAGGATCAAATGCTCGTCGAGAGTTGTCGGAGATTCGTAGCTCTGGATATGTCGCACCAGGACCAATCAATGCGAAATTGACAGCACCAGGACCAATCAACTCAGGGAAGTTGGCAACTGCTTATCCACCAGTGGAGGTTGCCCCAGCACAGGCTCCTTGCTAA